Proteins co-encoded in one Desulfitobacterium hafniense DCB-2 genomic window:
- a CDS encoding DUF362 domain-containing protein has product MKINEELCLSCGECLPYCPMGAIEMGDTAQINQDECVECGICIRQIECPVEAFYEPAETMMWPRSLRKVFSDPTAKHENTGVRGRGTEEVKTNDVTARFKRGYYGMALEFGRPGVGTRIGDVEVFTTTLAQAGIEFEPNNPLTYLMEDVHTGVIKEEVRNEKVLSAIVEFVIPEAQLEDFVGKIRGAASQAKCMFSWGIVARYEPDGTLPVVERLAELGIDIPRNMKVNVGLGRPKGED; this is encoded by the coding sequence TTGAAAATCAATGAAGAATTATGTTTGAGCTGTGGTGAATGTCTTCCCTATTGCCCCATGGGAGCTATCGAAATGGGGGATACGGCTCAGATTAATCAGGATGAATGTGTGGAATGCGGTATCTGCATCCGCCAGATTGAATGCCCCGTTGAGGCCTTTTATGAACCGGCCGAAACCATGATGTGGCCCCGCTCCCTGCGCAAGGTCTTCAGCGATCCCACAGCAAAGCATGAAAACACCGGAGTGCGCGGCCGGGGCACGGAAGAAGTCAAAACCAATGATGTGACCGCCCGCTTTAAGCGGGGCTATTATGGTATGGCCTTGGAATTCGGACGCCCTGGGGTGGGTACACGCATAGGGGATGTGGAGGTGTTTACCACGACCCTTGCTCAGGCAGGCATCGAATTCGAGCCCAATAACCCGTTGACCTATCTTATGGAAGATGTTCATACGGGGGTTATCAAAGAAGAAGTGCGCAACGAGAAAGTCTTGTCGGCCATTGTGGAATTCGTCATTCCCGAAGCCCAATTGGAGGATTTTGTCGGCAAAATCAGGGGAGCGGCAAGCCAGGCTAAATGTATGTTCTCCTGGGGGATTGTGGCCAGGTATGAACCCGACGGCACCTTGCCTGTGGTGGAGCGTCTGGCTGAACTGGGCATCGATATACCCAGGAATATGAAGGTCAATGTGGGACTGGGACGACCGAAGGGGGAGGATTAA
- a CDS encoding dihydrodipicolinate synthase family protein, with protein MFKLHGIYAPIPTPFKDNKIALDELAGNMEFWLASQLEGIVVMGSNGEFIMLSPEEKCQLITAVCTQAKGKKPVVVGTGCESTQETIEFNHFAAGAGADAALVLSPNYFKKAMNDTVLKKFYLEVAEASPIPIILYNMPGNSGINLSAKLVAELADHPNIIGIKDSGGNIVQIAEIIHSAPDDFAVFAGSASFLFASLALGAAGGTLALANVFPNECARLQELVDKGKFAEAKELQLNLIEANNAVTTRWGVGGLKAALELIGLYGGEPRKPLMPLGDEDRELLAAIIKHTQEVCR; from the coding sequence ATGTTCAAGCTTCATGGTATATATGCTCCCATTCCTACCCCCTTTAAGGATAATAAAATTGCCCTTGATGAGTTGGCCGGCAATATGGAATTCTGGCTGGCTTCCCAACTGGAGGGAATTGTGGTCATGGGCTCCAACGGTGAATTTATCATGCTCAGTCCGGAAGAAAAGTGTCAACTCATCACTGCCGTCTGCACTCAGGCAAAGGGTAAGAAACCGGTCGTTGTCGGAACGGGGTGTGAGTCCACTCAGGAAACTATTGAGTTCAATCATTTTGCCGCCGGAGCAGGGGCTGACGCAGCCCTGGTATTAAGCCCGAACTACTTCAAAAAAGCCATGAATGATACTGTGCTGAAAAAGTTCTACCTGGAAGTAGCAGAGGCCAGCCCGATTCCGATCATTCTTTATAATATGCCAGGGAACTCCGGCATCAATCTTTCCGCCAAATTGGTAGCCGAACTGGCTGACCACCCTAATATTATCGGAATCAAGGATTCGGGCGGCAATATTGTCCAAATCGCGGAAATTATTCACTCCGCACCGGATGACTTTGCAGTTTTTGCCGGTTCGGCCAGCTTTCTGTTCGCCAGCTTGGCCTTAGGAGCTGCCGGCGGAACCCTGGCTTTGGCCAATGTGTTCCCCAACGAGTGCGCCCGGCTTCAGGAGCTTGTTGACAAGGGTAAATTTGCTGAAGCAAAGGAGCTGCAATTGAATTTGATCGAAGCCAATAATGCAGTAACTACCCGCTGGGGTGTCGGTGGTTTGAAAGCGGCCCTTGAGCTGATTGGTCTGTATGGCGGTGAACCCCGCAAGCCGTTGATGCCCTTAGGTGACGAAGACAGGGAGCTGCTGGCGGCCATTATTAAGCACACCCAGGAAGTCTGCCGTTAA
- a CDS encoding fumarylacetoacetate hydrolase family protein, translated as MQGFGGIHRMIKNIYCVGRNYLQHAKELNNAVPTSPFLFVKPTHALVEGQGQTIAMPKDQGNVHYEAELVVHVGKNYEPGMKAEAVIDKIAVGIDFTLREVQDELKKKGLPWLLAKGFPNSAVLSRWLPFEGLEGTAGHDFTLEKNGQEVQRGNIKEMIFDIPTIIEFCAQHFGLAEGDIIFTGTPAGVGVAAAGDHFVLKWKEEQVGELFIGE; from the coding sequence ATGCAAGGTTTTGGAGGGATACATCGGATGATAAAAAACATTTATTGTGTCGGTCGCAATTATCTGCAGCATGCCAAGGAACTCAACAATGCGGTTCCAACTTCCCCGTTTCTTTTCGTTAAGCCCACTCATGCTCTGGTGGAAGGTCAGGGGCAGACCATTGCCATGCCCAAAGACCAGGGGAATGTCCATTACGAGGCGGAATTGGTTGTTCATGTGGGCAAAAACTATGAACCCGGCATGAAGGCCGAAGCGGTTATTGATAAAATAGCTGTAGGGATTGACTTTACTTTAAGAGAGGTTCAGGATGAGCTGAAGAAAAAAGGACTGCCCTGGCTGCTGGCTAAAGGGTTCCCTAACTCAGCGGTACTATCCCGATGGCTGCCTTTCGAAGGGCTGGAGGGGACGGCCGGCCATGATTTTACCCTTGAGAAGAATGGACAGGAAGTGCAAAGAGGAAATATCAAGGAGATGATTTTTGATATTCCCACCATCATAGAATTCTGTGCCCAACACTTCGGATTGGCTGAAGGGGATATTATTTTCACCGGAACGCCTGCCGGTGTCGGTGTAGCCGCTGCTGGAGACCATTTTGTACTGAAGTGGAAGGAAGAGCAAGTGGGAGAGCTGTTCATTGGTGAGTAA
- a CDS encoding 2-hydroxyacid dehydrogenase, whose protein sequence is MVSKCGILKDGSKPKVLIARQVPQEVEEWIGRHCEYSKWEGSGDIPRSELLKQLGDVDGLLINREKIDGELLDAAPKLKIVANISVGYNNFDIGEMQARKVLGTHTPNVLDDTVADLVFGLMLSTARRLCELDRYVKAGRWNETVTPDLFGMDVHHQTLGIIGMGRIGRALAQRGKWGFDMNILYHNRSRHPEAEQRFDARYCTLEELLQRSDFVVLLAPLSPQTVNLMSGREFGLMKRSAVFISASRGETVDEEALVEALREGRILGAGLDVYRKEPIPPDHPLLRFKNVVTLPHLGSATTRTRLAMARMAAENLLIGLKREIPPQCVPELKHLVL, encoded by the coding sequence TTGGTGAGTAAGTGCGGTATTTTGAAGGATGGAAGCAAGCCCAAAGTTTTGATCGCCCGCCAAGTTCCCCAGGAAGTTGAAGAATGGATCGGCAGGCACTGTGAGTATTCAAAATGGGAAGGCAGCGGGGATATCCCCCGGAGTGAACTGCTGAAACAGTTGGGAGATGTGGATGGGCTTTTAATCAACCGGGAAAAGATCGATGGAGAACTTCTTGATGCAGCCCCGAAGCTGAAAATCGTCGCCAATATATCTGTAGGATATAACAATTTCGATATAGGGGAGATGCAAGCCAGGAAAGTTCTCGGCACTCATACCCCCAATGTATTGGATGACACCGTCGCCGATTTGGTTTTTGGACTTATGCTTAGCACCGCCCGCCGTTTATGTGAGCTGGATCGCTATGTCAAAGCAGGACGGTGGAACGAAACAGTTACCCCGGATCTTTTTGGTATGGATGTTCACCATCAAACCTTAGGCATCATCGGCATGGGCCGGATCGGCAGAGCCCTTGCCCAAAGAGGGAAATGGGGCTTCGATATGAACATTTTATATCATAATCGTTCCCGCCATCCTGAAGCGGAGCAGCGTTTTGATGCGCGCTATTGTACCTTGGAGGAGCTTCTGCAAAGATCGGATTTTGTAGTGCTTCTTGCCCCTCTTTCCCCGCAGACAGTGAATCTGATGAGTGGCCGGGAGTTCGGGCTTATGAAGCGGTCGGCTGTATTTATCAGCGCTTCCCGGGGGGAGACGGTGGATGAGGAGGCCTTAGTGGAGGCTCTTCGTGAAGGAAGGATTCTCGGTGCCGGCCTGGATGTCTACAGGAAGGAGCCCATCCCTCCGGATCATCCTTTGCTCCGCTTTAAGAACGTGGTTACCCTGCCCCACCTTGGTTCGGCAACTACCAGGACTCGTTTGGCTATGGCCAGGATGGCAGCAGAAAACCTGCTCATCGGACTAAAAAGAGAGATACCCCCGCAGTGTGTACCTGAATTAAAACATCTTGTCCTATAG
- a CDS encoding DUF134 domain-containing protein encodes MPRPMKWRKVCCLPESNRFGPLDLNAGDQYQVKMTVDEYETIRLIDLEGFTQEECAKKMNVARTTVQGIYIEARKKLAESLVNGKVLQIEGGEYRLCDGLGNGCGQGCYKRRRRMGCSGKEEGED; translated from the coding sequence GTGCCAAGACCCATGAAATGGAGAAAGGTTTGCTGTCTGCCTGAAAGCAATCGCTTCGGTCCTCTGGACTTGAATGCGGGTGATCAGTACCAGGTAAAGATGACAGTTGACGAATATGAAACCATAAGGCTTATTGACCTGGAAGGGTTTACCCAGGAAGAGTGTGCGAAAAAGATGAATGTCGCCCGTACTACGGTTCAGGGGATCTATATCGAAGCGAGGAAGAAACTGGCTGAATCCTTAGTGAATGGTAAAGTGCTGCAGATCGAAGGAGGAGAATACCGGCTTTGCGACGGCTTAGGAAATGGCTGCGGCCAGGGCTGCTATAAGCGCAGACGAAGAATGGGTTGCTCAGGTAAAGAGGAGGGAGAGGACTGA
- a CDS encoding NifB/NifX family molybdenum-iron cluster-binding protein, with protein sequence MKIAIPVDEKNIGTNVCVSFGRAPYFLIYDLETKEGSFFSNSAAASTGGAGVKAAQIIVDHKVDALLVPRCGENAAEVLRAAEIKLFKTTTLWAKDNIDAFKAGKLPALDEIHAGLHGHGGH encoded by the coding sequence ATGAAGATAGCTATACCTGTGGATGAGAAAAATATAGGGACCAATGTCTGTGTATCCTTCGGACGGGCTCCTTATTTTCTTATCTATGATCTGGAAACCAAAGAAGGCAGCTTTTTTAGCAACAGCGCAGCGGCAAGCACAGGAGGCGCAGGGGTTAAAGCTGCTCAAATCATCGTCGATCATAAGGTTGACGCTTTGCTTGTGCCCCGCTGCGGAGAAAATGCAGCCGAGGTCTTAAGAGCGGCTGAGATTAAACTGTTTAAAACCACAACCCTTTGGGCTAAAGATAATATTGATGCTTTTAAGGCCGGAAAACTTCCTGCCCTTGATGAAATTCATGCCGGATTACATGGCCACGGAGGCCATTAG
- a CDS encoding 4Fe-4S dicluster domain-containing protein → MKIAVLSGKGGTGKTLVAVNLAAAAQRSTYIDCDVEEPNGHLFFKPEILQEEEITVKIPRVEDTLCQGCRRCVDFCQFNALAYIKEKLLVFEDVCHSCGGCILLCPEKALTEQEKGIGKVQKGLSDQVRVYTGVLNIGEVSGVPIIKKLLNENKSDKNEPESDQLTFIDCPPGSACSVMESIKDADYCLLVAEPTLFGVHNLNMVHELVKIFNKPCGVVLNKSLEGENPAETFCLEKNIKILSRLPFDHELGRLNSNAEIAVRKSEPYKALFSALLETVTKEVQHETAAYS, encoded by the coding sequence ATGAAGATAGCTGTCCTCAGCGGCAAGGGCGGCACCGGCAAAACACTGGTAGCGGTGAACTTGGCTGCGGCAGCCCAGCGCTCCACCTATATAGACTGTGATGTTGAAGAACCCAATGGACATCTCTTCTTTAAACCTGAAATCCTTCAGGAGGAAGAAATAACAGTCAAAATTCCCAGGGTTGAGGATACACTGTGCCAGGGGTGCCGAAGATGCGTGGATTTCTGCCAATTCAATGCCCTTGCCTACATAAAAGAAAAGCTGCTCGTGTTTGAAGATGTTTGTCATTCCTGCGGGGGCTGTATCCTCCTTTGTCCCGAAAAGGCTCTGACTGAGCAAGAAAAGGGTATCGGCAAAGTTCAAAAAGGGCTGTCTGATCAGGTAAGGGTCTATACCGGAGTGCTCAATATCGGTGAAGTTTCAGGTGTCCCGATCATAAAGAAGCTTCTCAATGAGAATAAATCGGATAAGAACGAACCGGAATCCGACCAACTCACCTTCATCGACTGTCCTCCGGGCAGTGCCTGTAGTGTTATGGAGAGCATCAAGGATGCGGATTACTGCCTGTTGGTTGCCGAGCCGACTTTGTTTGGCGTTCATAATCTCAATATGGTCCATGAGCTGGTCAAGATCTTTAATAAACCCTGCGGAGTTGTGCTGAATAAAAGCCTGGAAGGAGAAAATCCAGCTGAAACGTTTTGCTTAGAAAAAAATATTAAGATCTTAAGCCGCCTGCCTTTTGATCATGAGTTGGGAAGATTGAATTCCAATGCCGAAATTGCCGTCAGGAAAAGTGAACCATACAAGGCTCTGTTTTCCGCTCTCCTAGAAACAGTAACCAAGGAGGTTCAGCATGAAACAGCTGCTTATTCTTAG
- a CDS encoding ATP-binding protein, which translates to MKQLLILSGKGGTGKTTIASALIKLADARAYGDCDVDAPNLHLIAGQSSEPAKLDYYGLPKAQIDPELCSQCDQCRQNCRFEAISAGSTYRVDPFACEGCGVCQALCPAGAITLKPAAAGELMLYIHQEKVFSTAQLKMGSGTSGKLVAEVKKQLKGAAGAAELAIIDGSPGIGCPVIASLSGVDMVLIVAEPSLSGISDMERIINTAAKFGTKAAICINKSDTNPDHAERIEEYCQRQELPLVGKIPFDAAAVEAINKGLTIVDSECASGTAVREVYNKVMNLITM; encoded by the coding sequence ATGAAACAGCTGCTTATTCTTAGCGGGAAAGGAGGTACTGGAAAAACCACCATAGCCAGTGCCTTGATAAAGCTTGCCGACGCCAGGGCTTATGGGGATTGTGACGTGGATGCTCCCAATCTGCACCTCATTGCAGGACAGAGCTCAGAACCAGCGAAGCTGGATTACTATGGGCTGCCCAAAGCCCAGATAGATCCCGAACTGTGCAGCCAATGCGATCAATGCAGGCAAAACTGCCGGTTTGAGGCTATTTCAGCAGGGAGTACATATAGGGTAGATCCCTTTGCCTGTGAAGGCTGTGGGGTCTGTCAGGCTCTGTGTCCGGCCGGGGCCATAACTCTAAAGCCTGCCGCGGCCGGTGAATTGATGCTGTATATTCATCAGGAAAAGGTATTTTCAACAGCACAACTGAAGATGGGGAGCGGGACCTCCGGCAAGTTGGTCGCAGAGGTCAAGAAACAGCTGAAAGGGGCAGCGGGTGCGGCCGAGCTGGCGATTATTGACGGCTCCCCCGGAATTGGCTGCCCTGTCATAGCCTCCCTCAGCGGCGTGGATATGGTTTTGATTGTGGCGGAACCTTCCTTATCAGGCATCAGCGACATGGAGCGCATCATCAACACAGCGGCCAAATTCGGTACGAAAGCTGCCATCTGTATCAATAAATCGGATACCAACCCCGACCATGCGGAGAGAATCGAGGAGTATTGCCAAAGACAGGAACTGCCCTTGGTGGGAAAAATTCCTTTTGATGCCGCTGCCGTTGAAGCTATCAATAAGGGGCTGACGATTGTCGATAGTGAGTGCGCATCGGGAACAGCAGTAAGAGAGGTCTACAACAAGGTGATGAACCTTATAACAATGTGA
- a CDS encoding Mrp/NBP35 family ATP-binding protein gives MSEQCNESCSSCGEDCADRKEGNPDFSAKLHEQSRVKKVIGIVSGKGGVGKSLVTSMLAVAMKKRGYHTAILDADVTGPSIPKAFGLKEKARGGESGLIPVKSEAGIDIMSINLLLAKDTDPVIWRGPIIAGIVKQFWTDAIWRDVDFMFIDMPPGTGDVPLTVFQSLPVDGIIVVTSPQELVAMIVTKAVKMAEMMKIPVLGLVENMSYFKCPDNGKEYQIFGDSHLEEIAAEHHLKILAKLPIEPQIAAACDQGTIEQVEVNWFDLAAELMEKMEGMKDA, from the coding sequence ATGAGCGAACAATGCAATGAAAGCTGCAGCAGTTGCGGGGAGGACTGCGCAGACCGCAAAGAAGGCAACCCCGATTTCTCCGCAAAGCTCCATGAGCAGAGCAGGGTCAAAAAGGTTATCGGTATCGTCAGCGGCAAAGGCGGGGTGGGCAAATCCCTTGTCACCTCCATGCTTGCCGTTGCCATGAAGAAAAGAGGCTACCATACGGCGATTCTTGATGCCGATGTGACAGGGCCTTCCATTCCCAAAGCCTTTGGTCTTAAGGAGAAAGCCCGGGGCGGTGAATCCGGCCTGATTCCTGTTAAAAGTGAAGCCGGTATTGATATTATGTCGATTAATTTGCTTTTGGCAAAGGATACCGATCCTGTGATTTGGCGGGGACCGATTATCGCCGGGATCGTCAAGCAGTTCTGGACAGATGCCATCTGGAGGGATGTGGATTTCATGTTCATCGACATGCCCCCCGGAACCGGCGATGTTCCCCTCACAGTGTTTCAATCCCTGCCGGTGGATGGAATTATCGTCGTCACTTCTCCGCAGGAGCTGGTAGCCATGATTGTCACCAAGGCCGTCAAGATGGCGGAAATGATGAAGATTCCTGTTCTGGGTCTGGTTGAAAATATGTCCTATTTTAAATGCCCTGACAACGGCAAAGAGTATCAGATCTTTGGCGACAGTCATCTTGAAGAGATCGCCGCTGAACATCATTTAAAGATTCTCGCCAAATTGCCGATTGAACCCCAAATAGCCGCGGCCTGCGATCAGGGAACCATAGAACAGGTTGAGGTAAATTGGTTTGACCTGGCAGCTGAACTAATGGAAAAAATGGAGGGAATGAAAGATGCTTAA
- a CDS encoding NifB/NifX family molybdenum-iron cluster-binding protein has translation MLKIAVASEMERVAEHFGHCVNFNIFEAEENRIVKSGCLPNPGHKPGFLPNFLNDMGVNVIISGGMGAGAIDIFNEKGIEVITGAAGNTQDVVEEYLKGTLKSTGSVCHDHQHHGECGE, from the coding sequence ATGCTTAAAATTGCAGTAGCAAGTGAAATGGAAAGAGTGGCGGAGCATTTTGGCCACTGCGTAAACTTCAATATTTTTGAAGCCGAAGAGAACCGGATTGTTAAGAGCGGCTGCCTGCCAAACCCTGGGCATAAGCCTGGTTTTTTGCCTAACTTCCTTAATGACATGGGCGTCAATGTGATCATCTCAGGTGGCATGGGGGCAGGTGCCATCGATATCTTTAATGAAAAGGGCATCGAAGTGATCACGGGAGCAGCCGGCAATACCCAGGATGTTGTGGAAGAATATCTCAAAGGGACTCTTAAATCCACCGGTTCCGTTTGCCATGACCACCAACATCATGGTGAGTGCGGAGAGTGA
- a CDS encoding DnaA N-terminal domain-containing protein has protein sequence MADGKLILTAEEMLLIWEKALEVLKRNLTPAAFKTWIEPVVPGAERNSLVLFCPNTFCLDWLESRYKFIILETVQSIEPSIEEIVLREEGQVNDHKRQLVLKVDEDLYDLMKQVYEKEKNNSIGRTFEEYFTQMLQSVCQERMDAG, from the coding sequence ATGGCAGATGGTAAGCTTATTCTAACAGCCGAAGAGATGTTATTGATTTGGGAAAAGGCGCTTGAAGTGCTGAAAAGGAATTTAACGCCTGCGGCTTTTAAGACCTGGATAGAGCCGGTTGTCCCTGGAGCGGAAAGAAATTCCCTTGTCTTATTTTGTCCTAACACATTTTGTCTGGATTGGCTTGAAAGTCGTTATAAGTTCATAATTTTAGAGACGGTTCAATCAATCGAACCGTCGATCGAAGAGATTGTTCTTCGCGAAGAAGGGCAGGTAAACGATCACAAACGGCAACTGGTGCTTAAGGTTGACGAAGATTTATATGACTTGATGAAACAGGTTTACGAAAAGGAAAAAAATAACAGCATCGGACGGACTTTCGAAGAGTATTTCACGCAAATGCTGCAGTCTGTTTGCCAGGAGCGAATGGATGCTGGTTGA
- a CDS encoding PstS family phosphate ABC transporter substrate-binding protein encodes MKKFLLIIMCFVILGGCARLGKPETFLFTEENYPRIDGSTATIPLIEAVECALLGKARTDVKVNVSKTSGAYEALATNKADLLLVYDGGDETRKQVNADELFETAPIGKDALVFLVNQDNPVENLTSEQVQKIFSGEYTNWSHLGGNDEPIRAYQRGIGSGSQALMDKLVMRGLPMAEPAKVRVIESMGGLIDAVANFVGGPTGIGYNVFYYVTEMRKNNYIKLLSVDGVEPTYESIQSGAYPFVSEFYSVIRKSEPADSPARALHEWMLSDEAQNLMASEKYVALHANPKANTPHVDGNYAMYPQGEEPVYFPGTNPYALTPSKAYGKLYFYLGAIHSESSSSPQFYGLCTADGKIVTEPIYTVATLLTDSKGNTAYLCFRSDLARKTLSNPAILFATDGSWVKDYDDAQFCYGFNGAADSVINADFIAVKKDSQWGAVNMNGETVLPFDRSTPDGIYGQPDFRNSGPELMLGITADRYLASGKLYDAKGRLIADDIKGLPMAAAGNYFVTTDFSAQSAPVVIYTYTLDGKMLAKLESSSELVQWASPCGDYVLARLEDRIKVYDRQLQELYELPLRLDETEHRYAYMRQGAGVLYDSNLTTKFHHTYLPDGTKLVTWYDPDMGENFAQ; translated from the coding sequence ATGAAAAAATTTCTGCTCATCATAATGTGCTTTGTAATCTTGGGCGGCTGTGCAAGACTTGGGAAGCCGGAAACGTTCCTGTTTACGGAGGAAAACTATCCCCGCATCGACGGCTCGACGGCTACGATTCCGCTGATTGAGGCAGTGGAGTGCGCACTGCTGGGGAAGGCCCGCACAGACGTTAAGGTCAATGTGAGCAAGACCAGCGGCGCCTATGAGGCCCTCGCAACCAACAAAGCGGACCTCCTGCTGGTGTATGACGGGGGCGATGAGACCCGGAAGCAGGTCAACGCCGATGAACTGTTTGAAACCGCCCCCATCGGGAAGGACGCTCTTGTCTTCCTGGTCAACCAGGATAACCCTGTGGAAAACCTCACCAGCGAGCAGGTACAAAAAATCTTTTCCGGCGAATACACTAATTGGAGCCATTTGGGCGGCAACGATGAGCCCATCAGAGCCTATCAGCGCGGAATCGGCTCCGGGAGCCAAGCGTTGATGGATAAGCTCGTCATGCGGGGACTTCCCATGGCGGAGCCTGCCAAGGTGCGGGTGATTGAAAGCATGGGCGGGCTGATTGACGCCGTTGCGAACTTTGTGGGCGGCCCCACGGGAATCGGTTATAATGTATTTTACTATGTGACGGAGATGCGGAAGAACAACTATATCAAGCTCCTGTCCGTCGACGGGGTAGAGCCCACCTATGAAAGCATCCAGTCGGGGGCTTATCCCTTTGTCAGCGAATTTTACTCCGTCATCCGCAAGAGCGAGCCGGCGGACTCCCCCGCCCGCGCTCTGCATGAGTGGATGCTCAGCGATGAGGCCCAAAACCTGATGGCAAGCGAGAAATATGTCGCCCTTCACGCCAATCCTAAGGCGAACACCCCCCATGTGGACGGAAACTATGCCATGTATCCCCAGGGCGAGGAGCCGGTCTATTTTCCAGGGACAAATCCCTATGCCCTGACACCGTCCAAGGCTTACGGTAAGCTGTATTTTTACCTCGGAGCCATCCATAGCGAATCGTCCTCATCGCCACAATTTTACGGTCTGTGCACCGCGGACGGAAAAATCGTCACGGAGCCGATTTACACTGTCGCGACCCTGCTGACGGACAGCAAGGGTAACACGGCCTACCTGTGCTTCCGCTCCGACCTGGCACGGAAGACGCTCAGCAATCCCGCCATTCTGTTTGCAACAGATGGAAGCTGGGTCAAGGACTATGACGACGCCCAATTCTGCTACGGTTTTAACGGAGCGGCCGATTCGGTCATCAACGCAGACTTTATCGCTGTGAAGAAGGATAGCCAGTGGGGCGCTGTGAACATGAACGGGGAAACCGTGCTCCCTTTCGACAGGAGCACTCCCGACGGTATCTATGGGCAGCCGGACTTCAGAAACTCAGGGCCAGAGCTGATGCTGGGAATCACGGCGGACCGGTATCTGGCCAGCGGGAAGCTTTACGACGCCAAGGGCAGGCTGATTGCCGACGACATCAAAGGCCTGCCCATGGCGGCGGCCGGAAACTACTTTGTGACAACAGATTTTAGTGCACAAAGCGCTCCAGTGGTCATCTATACCTACACCCTTGACGGAAAAATGCTGGCAAAGCTGGAGAGCAGCTCTGAGTTAGTCCAATGGGCTTCACCTTGCGGGGACTATGTGCTGGCGCGCCTGGAGGACCGGATTAAAGTCTATGACAGGCAACTCCAAGAGCTGTATGAACTTCCCCTCAGGCTTGATGAAACGGAGCATCGCTACGCCTATATGCGACAAGGAGCAGGCGTGCTGTATGATTCTAACCTGACTACGAAATTCCACCACACCTACCTGCCGGACGGGACAAAACTGGTCACCTGGTACGACCCCGACATGGGGGAAAACTTTGCGCAGTAA
- a CDS encoding NusG domain II-containing protein, producing MKKVEKLLIIGIVLISSILLGTMTLAKTAQANASIVIVIDNEVKQRIPLVVEEKMQTYEFKFGEQTGYLEVKNGKVRMLEMPKEICPERICSETSWIARPSQAIVCLPNKIIVTIQGLDDKNDEIL from the coding sequence ATGAAAAAAGTTGAGAAGTTGCTCATTATCGGCATCGTGCTCATAAGCAGTATTTTGCTGGGCACGATGACCCTGGCAAAAACCGCTCAGGCAAATGCCAGCATTGTTATTGTCATTGACAATGAAGTAAAGCAAAGAATCCCTCTCGTGGTTGAAGAGAAAATGCAAACCTATGAATTTAAGTTTGGAGAGCAAACCGGTTATCTTGAAGTGAAAAACGGTAAAGTAAGAATGCTGGAGATGCCTAAAGAGATTTGCCCCGAGAGGATTTGCTCGGAAACCAGCTGGATTGCCAGGCCAAGCCAAGCCATCGTTTGCTTACCCAATAAAATTATTGTTACGATTCAGGGACTGGATGATAAAAACGACGAAATACTGTAG
- a CDS encoding FAD-dependent oxidoreductase — MSNEISRRGFLKGAAGAVGAIAVTGLAGCAPQTPAAATPETEQPSAGAAAADDWLGPEPATGSIAETQTFDVVIVGAGLAGICAARAAAEEGARVAIIEKSESFNCRSGEYALLNGTLNKRWGRENIVPTDVVVDRLMKECTYRNKRTILKKWAEHAHEVMDWFIEAYPDLTICATTRQAVTQEQFDKGILVPLSWPLPAGYNYAEEDFPTFLPVIHGIPLQPQGSAGICGGSQS, encoded by the coding sequence ATGAGTAACGAAATTTCTCGGCGCGGTTTTCTCAAAGGAGCCGCGGGAGCGGTCGGCGCAATCGCGGTCACAGGTTTGGCCGGTTGCGCTCCTCAAACACCGGCTGCCGCAACACCGGAAACCGAACAGCCCTCTGCGGGGGCGGCAGCAGCTGACGATTGGCTGGGCCCTGAACCGGCAACAGGTTCCATAGCAGAGACCCAGACCTTTGATGTGGTCATTGTCGGCGCAGGGTTAGCAGGCATTTGCGCGGCACGGGCAGCGGCTGAAGAAGGCGCCAGGGTCGCCATTATCGAAAAATCGGAATCATTTAACTGCCGTTCGGGGGAATACGCCCTCTTAAACGGTACCCTGAACAAGCGGTGGGGACGTGAAAACATTGTACCCACCGATGTTGTTGTCGATCGCCTCATGAAGGAATGCACATACCGCAACAAGCGTACCATTCTGAAGAAATGGGCGGAGCATGCTCACGAGGTCATGGACTGGTTCATCGAAGCTTATCCGGACCTTACCATCTGCGCTACCACACGCCAGGCTGTAACTCAGGAGCAGTTCGATAAGGGGATTCTGGTACCATTGTCCTGGCCTCTGCCTGCAGGCTACAATTATGCGGAAGAAGACTTTCCCACCTTCCTTCCCGTCATCCATGGAATTCCGCTCCAGCCGCAGGGATCAGCAGGGATTTGTGGTGGAAGCCAATCTTAA